In Acaryochloris marina S15, a single genomic region encodes these proteins:
- a CDS encoding lipocalin-like domain-containing protein, protein MQRWLISFVLSLFLISSPAWAMEQGTVEWAAPAEFPEFQKATAPIKLSFPKDFGPHEDYQTEWWYYTGNLETESGRPFGYELTLFRRGLTPGLPDQQGSAWHSNQVYFSHFTLSDIDNQQFYPVERFNRGAAELAGAQANPYRIFLDDWSVEEEQPGTVQLHAQGPQTELNLQVSLTTPVLQGNNGFIVKGAEPGNASYYYSVVQQPTQGTVIIEGEPFTVSGSSWTDHEFATRPLSQGTQGWDWFSLQLEEGSALMLYGLRSNDGSDLPESSGTYVNSDGKVLHLNGEDYQIQVLDRWISPKSRTQYPSKWAISVPKLDLEIQIAPMMNNQELLLSTKYWEGAVDISGTQSDQPIQGKGYVELTGYDRDLNL, encoded by the coding sequence ATGCAGCGATGGCTAATCAGTTTTGTTCTCAGCTTATTTTTAATCAGCAGTCCCGCTTGGGCAATGGAACAGGGCACGGTGGAATGGGCAGCCCCCGCAGAGTTTCCCGAGTTTCAAAAAGCAACAGCCCCGATCAAACTCTCGTTCCCCAAGGACTTCGGTCCCCATGAAGACTACCAAACCGAATGGTGGTACTACACGGGCAATCTAGAAACAGAATCTGGACGTCCCTTTGGCTATGAGCTAACTCTGTTTCGCCGGGGTCTTACGCCTGGTTTGCCTGACCAGCAGGGATCGGCTTGGCACAGCAATCAAGTCTATTTCTCCCACTTCACCCTCAGCGATATTGACAATCAACAGTTTTACCCTGTGGAGCGGTTTAATCGCGGGGCCGCAGAGCTGGCAGGAGCACAGGCCAATCCCTATCGAATTTTCTTGGATGACTGGTCTGTCGAAGAAGAGCAACCAGGAACAGTCCAACTTCATGCCCAAGGACCACAAACAGAACTTAACCTTCAGGTATCACTAACAACTCCTGTTCTGCAGGGTAATAACGGTTTTATTGTCAAAGGGGCTGAGCCAGGAAATGCTTCCTATTATTACTCTGTCGTCCAGCAGCCCACTCAAGGAACGGTCATTATTGAAGGAGAACCCTTCACGGTCTCAGGTTCTAGCTGGACGGATCATGAATTCGCGACCAGACCGCTTAGTCAAGGGACTCAAGGTTGGGATTGGTTTTCCCTGCAATTAGAGGAAGGTTCAGCGTTGATGCTTTATGGTCTTCGTTCAAATGATGGCTCTGACTTACCAGAATCCAGTGGAACCTATGTTAATTCTGACGGCAAGGTACTGCATTTGAACGGTGAGGATTATCAAATTCAGGTCTTGGATCGATGGATCAGTCCTAAATCTCGAACCCAGTATCCATCCAAATGGGCTATTTCTGTTCCCAAGCTTGATTTAGAAATCCAGATAGCACCGATGATGAATAATCAGGAACTACTCCTATCTACAAAGTACTGGGAAGGAGCAGTTGACATTTCAGGAACTCAATCAGATCAACCGATTCAAGGAAAAGGGTACGTTGAGCTTACGGGATATGACCGCGATCTCAACTTATAA
- a CDS encoding type II toxin-antitoxin system RelE/ParE family toxin produces the protein MAWNIQYYSEAIESEVLALPPGLLARYLRLTDLMLEFGPNLGMPHTRSMGDRLFELRVKSKEGIARVFYCTLVGEKIVMLHSFVKKTQKTPKQELQIARRRLKEVLKHDP, from the coding sequence ATGGCATGGAATATCCAATATTATTCTGAAGCAATTGAATCTGAGGTACTTGCTCTCCCTCCAGGTTTGCTAGCTAGATATTTGAGGCTCACCGACCTCATGCTAGAGTTTGGTCCCAATCTGGGGATGCCTCACACCCGATCAATGGGCGATCGCCTATTTGAGCTGAGGGTCAAGAGCAAAGAAGGAATTGCGAGAGTGTTTTATTGCACCCTGGTGGGTGAAAAAATAGTGATGCTGCATAGCTTTGTGAAGAAGACTCAAAAGACTCCCAAGCAAGAACTGCAGATCGCCCGTCGAAGACTAAAAGAGGTGTTGAAACATGACCCATGA
- the mutS gene encoding DNA mismatch repair protein MutS: MSDSVSPDVPVLREGKNPAQHRDRTSVDREALSPMMRHYVDLKDEYPQTILLYRMGDFYETFFEDACTIAQALELVLTSRQSGNDVGRVAMAGIPHHQLDRYSRLLVEKGYAVAICDQMEDPAQAQGLVKREVTRVITPGTLLEEGMLNARSNNFLAAFVLAGNHWGLAYADISTGEFLTTQFSERETLAQELLRLQPSEVLFPTDAPDIQQILRPGENSDLLPEGLPNQFCYSLRSQTSFTQAEARQRIQEVYGVRSLEGLGCEHLPLAVRAAGGLLAYLEATQKDTHIPLQPLATYTLSQYLVLDHQSRRNLELTQTSRDGTFRGSLLWAIDRTRTAMGSRALRRWLLQPLLDLNDIQARQATITELLPQTGFRKELQNQLQKIYDLERLAGRAGSGTANARDLVALAESLGQLTELSHKVAKCEAQYLQALQTVPPILDQLAQRLRAHLVESPPISLTEGGIIKPSVNTELDQMRQQIVSDQQWIANLEKDERERTGVSTLKVGFNKAFGYFISISRAKADQAPDDYIRKQTLTNEERFITPELKEREARIFTAQAEQFQLEYDLLVALRTEVGEQASLIRTVAAAVAAVDILVGLTEVAVYQGYCCPDMSESREIEVLEGRHPVVEQSLPPGFFVPNATELGSSPSPDVTPHPDLVILTGPNASGKSCYLRQVGLMQLMAQIGSYVPAQSARLGVCDRIFTRVGAVDDLATGQSTFMVEMNETANILNHASSKSLVLLDEIGRGTATFDGLAIAWSVAEHLAVVIQARTIFATHYHELNELASLVENVANYQVMVKELPDQIIFLHQVCPGGASRSYGIEAGRLAGLPPSVIKRAKQVMKQIEQHSKIAVGLRKGNTQPRARKSSAETEAKTQQFELPF; encoded by the coding sequence ATGAGCGATTCTGTTTCCCCCGACGTCCCCGTTTTAAGAGAAGGCAAAAACCCCGCCCAACATCGCGATCGCACATCCGTAGACCGGGAAGCTCTCTCCCCGATGATGCGCCATTATGTAGACCTCAAGGATGAATACCCCCAGACCATCTTGCTGTATCGGATGGGGGATTTTTATGAGACTTTCTTTGAAGATGCTTGTACGATTGCCCAAGCCTTAGAACTCGTCCTGACCAGCAGGCAGTCTGGGAATGATGTAGGTCGGGTGGCCATGGCAGGGATTCCCCACCACCAGTTGGATCGCTATAGCCGATTGCTAGTGGAGAAAGGCTATGCCGTAGCCATTTGTGATCAGATGGAGGATCCAGCCCAGGCCCAGGGGCTAGTGAAGCGGGAGGTCACCCGGGTGATTACACCTGGCACCCTGTTGGAAGAGGGTATGCTGAATGCCCGCAGTAATAACTTCCTGGCGGCGTTTGTGTTGGCGGGGAACCATTGGGGTTTGGCCTATGCCGATATTTCCACTGGAGAATTCCTGACTACTCAGTTTAGTGAGCGGGAAACTTTGGCCCAAGAACTGCTGCGGCTGCAGCCTTCAGAAGTATTGTTTCCAACGGATGCTCCTGATATTCAGCAGATTTTGCGACCTGGCGAAAATTCGGATCTGCTCCCGGAAGGATTACCGAATCAGTTCTGCTACTCGTTGCGATCGCAAACGTCATTCACCCAAGCAGAAGCCCGCCAGCGAATTCAGGAAGTCTATGGGGTGCGCTCGTTAGAAGGTCTGGGCTGTGAGCATCTCCCCTTAGCTGTTCGGGCTGCAGGTGGACTACTGGCGTATCTAGAAGCCACACAGAAAGACACCCATATTCCTCTTCAACCCCTTGCGACCTATACCCTCAGCCAGTATCTGGTACTCGACCATCAAAGTCGGCGGAATTTGGAACTGACCCAAACCTCTCGCGATGGAACCTTTCGGGGGTCTTTGCTTTGGGCGATCGATCGGACTCGCACTGCTATGGGCAGTCGAGCATTACGGCGATGGTTATTGCAACCCTTGCTCGATCTAAATGATATTCAAGCCCGCCAAGCCACTATTACTGAACTACTGCCCCAAACGGGATTTCGCAAAGAACTCCAAAATCAGTTGCAGAAAATCTACGATCTGGAACGATTGGCCGGACGGGCAGGCTCGGGTACCGCCAATGCCCGCGACCTGGTTGCCTTGGCGGAATCTTTAGGGCAACTAACGGAGCTATCCCACAAAGTGGCTAAGTGCGAAGCCCAATATTTGCAGGCTCTGCAGACGGTTCCTCCGATACTTGATCAATTGGCTCAGCGCCTGCGTGCCCATTTAGTAGAATCGCCACCTATCTCTCTCACGGAAGGGGGCATCATTAAACCCAGCGTCAATACTGAGCTGGATCAGATGCGTCAGCAAATTGTCAGCGATCAGCAGTGGATTGCCAACTTGGAAAAAGATGAACGAGAGCGTACCGGTGTTTCTACTCTGAAAGTGGGGTTTAACAAGGCCTTCGGCTACTTTATTAGTATTTCTCGTGCCAAAGCTGACCAAGCTCCTGATGACTATATCCGTAAGCAAACCCTGACCAACGAAGAACGATTTATCACCCCAGAGCTAAAGGAACGAGAAGCCCGCATCTTCACAGCACAAGCAGAACAATTTCAACTGGAATATGACCTGCTTGTAGCTCTCCGAACGGAAGTCGGTGAACAGGCCAGTCTGATTCGCACCGTTGCCGCTGCTGTGGCAGCCGTTGACATTCTGGTAGGTCTAACAGAAGTGGCGGTCTATCAGGGGTACTGCTGTCCTGATATGAGTGAGAGCCGCGAAATAGAAGTTCTCGAGGGCCGTCACCCGGTCGTAGAGCAGTCTCTGCCCCCCGGTTTTTTTGTGCCTAATGCTACTGAACTAGGGAGTTCTCCCTCTCCTGATGTCACGCCTCATCCCGATCTTGTGATCTTGACAGGACCTAATGCCAGTGGCAAAAGTTGTTATCTACGTCAAGTCGGTTTGATGCAGTTGATGGCCCAGATTGGCAGCTATGTGCCGGCTCAATCAGCTCGGTTAGGAGTATGCGATCGCATCTTCACTCGTGTAGGTGCAGTGGACGATCTGGCGACGGGGCAATCCACCTTTATGGTGGAAATGAATGAAACGGCCAATATCCTCAACCATGCCTCTTCCAAGTCTTTGGTACTTCTAGATGAAATTGGTCGAGGGACTGCCACCTTTGATGGCCTGGCGATTGCTTGGTCCGTAGCTGAGCACCTTGCTGTCGTTATTCAAGCCCGCACGATTTTTGCCACCCACTACCATGAGCTAAATGAGCTGGCGAGTTTGGTGGAGAATGTGGCTAACTATCAAGTAATGGTCAAGGAACTCCCGGATCAAATTATTTTTCTGCATCAAGTCTGTCCCGGTGGGGCCAGTCGCTCATATGGGATTGAGGCGGGCCGGTTGGCTGGTTTGCCCCCATCGGTGATTAAGCGGGCCAAGCAAGTGATGAAGCAAATCGAGCAGCATAGCAAAATTGCTGTGGGGCTTCGCAAAGGAAATACTCAACCTCGAGCCCGTAAATCATCTGCGGAAACCGAAGCTAAAACCCAGCAGTTTGAATTGCCTTTCTGA
- a CDS encoding nucleotide exchange factor GrpE: MQGFWLAEWMVNNASGVPDYTPILIDLMKRSGFKSFAELSRISGLSRTNINWIRQGRILDLRLQKVLFLSEVFQVELAVLLSNFSPNNSVGIRRLQLQDGENQPISVNLRRKSDSSDHKHEELQQKVVMLQQEYQRQQQQLQTQKEYLLMEYQKSTIQALESLLLQWPTAAYAARKNPDAPAIKLLPLLMPLEKLLGSWGVVPIGEVGAEMTYDPQWHQVVSMAEQALKLGDAVRIRYVGYRQGEQLLYRAKVSPV; encoded by the coding sequence ATGCAAGGTTTTTGGTTGGCTGAGTGGATGGTAAATAACGCTTCAGGAGTTCCTGACTACACCCCAATACTGATCGACTTGATGAAACGATCGGGGTTTAAGAGCTTTGCTGAGCTGTCCCGAATCTCAGGTCTTTCGAGAACGAATATTAACTGGATCCGACAAGGTCGAATTCTGGATTTGCGGTTACAAAAGGTTCTCTTTTTGAGTGAGGTTTTCCAAGTTGAATTGGCAGTATTGCTATCCAACTTTTCTCCCAATAACTCCGTGGGAATACGGAGATTGCAGCTTCAAGATGGAGAAAATCAGCCGATCTCCGTAAATTTGCGTAGAAAATCTGACTCCTCTGATCATAAGCATGAAGAACTTCAGCAAAAGGTTGTGATGCTGCAACAGGAATACCAACGCCAGCAGCAGCAGCTCCAGACCCAGAAAGAATATCTGCTAATGGAGTACCAAAAATCCACGATTCAGGCTCTAGAATCTTTGTTATTGCAATGGCCGACTGCGGCCTATGCTGCCCGTAAAAACCCGGATGCCCCGGCGATAAAATTGTTGCCTTTACTGATGCCTCTGGAAAAATTATTAGGGTCTTGGGGGGTTGTTCCGATTGGCGAAGTGGGAGCTGAAATGACCTATGATCCCCAGTGGCACCAGGTTGTGTCGATGGCTGAACAGGCCTTGAAACTAGGAGATGCAGTCCGAATTCGCTATGTTGGCTATCGTCAGGGTGAGCAGCTCTTATACCGAGCAAAAGTGTCGCCTGTGTGA
- a CDS encoding helix-turn-helix transcriptional regulator yields MTHEELKAKALEQLEVAEEYNKLEEEFSLLRQMLAARQQAGMTQADIAQKMGTKATAVTRLESSLSSGKHSPSLSTLRKYAKAVGCRLEVTLIPEQ; encoded by the coding sequence ATGACCCATGAAGAACTAAAGGCCAAAGCCTTAGAACAACTCGAAGTCGCTGAGGAATATAACAAGTTAGAAGAAGAGTTTAGTCTGTTAAGACAAATGCTTGCTGCCCGTCAGCAAGCAGGTATGACCCAAGCGGATATTGCCCAAAAAATGGGGACTAAGGCAACAGCGGTGACTCGACTAGAATCATCTTTGAGTAGTGGGAAGCATTCGCCGTCGCTTTCCACTTTGAGAAAATATGCCAAGGCTGTGGGTTGTCGTTTAGAAGTGACGTTAATTCCAGAACAATAG
- the recJ gene encoding single-stranded-DNA-specific exonuclease RecJ, producing MPTDLQWHLIQTVTPPQWLIADIQRVAPEISGQYLAQLLWQRGIHDPQIISGFLDPNQYQPTPASAFGAEMEQAIQRLIQARDRNQKVAIWGDFDADGITSTAVLWDGLGQFFTQNHSLSYTIPNRITESHGLNRPGIERLAAQGYQLIVTCDTGSTNLSEIEYAQELGLDVIITDHHTLPPERPPVTAIINSRYFPSDHPLAHLSGVAVAFKLVEALYLALPEVPQQPLDHLLDLVAIGLIADLVALKGDCRYLAQRGIQQLQRQLTQRTRPGIAKLLELCKRNGDRPTDISFGLGPRINAVSRIHGEASFCVELLTSKNPARCRQLAEETELANARRKSLQKDVLRQVTRKLEQLDLSTTSVIVLSDPQWPIGVLGLVAGQIAQTYGRPTILLCEETVAGKGNVCLARGSARSVNQIDLYELVHSQANLLTSFGGHPFAAGLSLPVANISLLVEGINQQARQQASEPAAVVQADLVMTLDDVAIDGGRSLFKELKLLEPCGMGNPVPKLLIRNCWFDQVWNKNIKDRKGNKVQYIKTTFTICDDSCESGFPGLWWGHYKEEIPTGSCDAIVELDFNAYERRYEVRLEAVRPAAKHPTQTLNSSIVDWRQNPDEAEPNPNLLVMDRCPDSWATVQSWAKQAQTVGKTLAVAYQGSDAPDAVAVWKQLVGMAKYLARLEKKGSRALLQASLKIGPQALQVGLESLQVYGFTVCDHNNLIQIGGKPSAKTLTSEERQQAILQFVDAVREEQFQQQFFQAVSVEVMGGIIAEHQDPDDAIP from the coding sequence ATGCCCACTGACCTTCAATGGCATCTGATTCAAACCGTAACGCCACCGCAGTGGCTGATTGCTGATATTCAACGTGTAGCGCCAGAGATATCCGGTCAATATTTAGCTCAATTACTCTGGCAGCGAGGGATTCACGACCCTCAGATTATTTCCGGATTTTTAGACCCGAACCAATACCAACCCACTCCTGCTTCTGCTTTTGGGGCAGAAATGGAACAAGCGATTCAACGGCTGATACAGGCCCGTGATCGCAACCAAAAAGTAGCCATCTGGGGTGACTTCGATGCCGATGGCATCACCTCAACTGCTGTCCTCTGGGACGGACTCGGACAATTTTTTACCCAGAATCACTCCCTCTCGTATACGATTCCTAATCGCATCACTGAATCCCATGGTCTCAATCGGCCCGGAATTGAGCGGTTAGCCGCGCAAGGCTACCAACTCATCGTTACCTGCGATACCGGGAGTACCAATCTTTCTGAAATTGAATATGCCCAAGAGTTGGGGTTAGATGTGATCATTACGGATCACCATACTTTGCCCCCGGAACGGCCTCCTGTGACCGCCATTATTAACTCGCGGTATTTCCCTTCCGATCATCCTTTAGCCCATCTGTCTGGAGTGGCAGTGGCGTTCAAGTTGGTGGAAGCTCTTTACCTGGCTTTGCCCGAGGTTCCTCAGCAGCCCCTAGACCATCTATTAGACTTGGTGGCGATTGGTCTGATTGCCGATCTGGTTGCTCTAAAAGGAGATTGCCGCTACTTGGCCCAACGGGGGATTCAGCAGCTGCAACGGCAACTTACCCAACGAACTCGACCCGGCATTGCCAAGCTCTTGGAACTGTGTAAACGCAATGGCGATCGCCCCACCGATATTTCCTTTGGCCTTGGCCCCCGCATCAACGCGGTCAGCCGCATTCATGGCGAAGCTAGTTTTTGTGTTGAGTTACTGACCAGCAAAAATCCCGCTCGCTGTCGGCAGTTAGCAGAAGAAACTGAACTCGCCAATGCCCGCCGCAAATCTCTCCAAAAGGATGTGCTGAGGCAGGTCACCCGCAAGCTCGAACAACTGGATCTATCTACCACATCCGTCATTGTTTTAAGTGATCCGCAATGGCCGATTGGTGTATTGGGATTAGTGGCGGGTCAGATTGCTCAAACCTATGGCCGACCGACAATTCTTCTGTGTGAAGAAACCGTGGCAGGCAAGGGCAATGTTTGCCTTGCTCGTGGATCAGCCCGGTCTGTGAATCAGATCGATCTCTATGAACTGGTGCATAGTCAGGCGAACCTGCTGACGAGTTTTGGTGGACATCCCTTTGCTGCAGGATTGAGTTTGCCCGTTGCCAATATTTCGCTGCTGGTGGAAGGGATTAATCAGCAGGCTCGTCAGCAGGCCTCCGAACCCGCCGCCGTTGTCCAAGCAGATTTGGTCATGACTTTAGATGACGTAGCCATCGATGGAGGGCGTTCACTTTTTAAGGAATTAAAACTCCTAGAACCCTGTGGAATGGGCAACCCAGTGCCTAAATTGCTGATTCGCAACTGCTGGTTTGATCAGGTTTGGAATAAAAATATCAAAGATCGTAAGGGCAACAAGGTCCAATACATCAAAACCACTTTCACTATCTGTGATGATTCATGTGAATCAGGGTTTCCAGGATTATGGTGGGGCCATTATAAAGAAGAGATTCCCACTGGCTCTTGTGATGCAATTGTAGAGCTGGATTTTAATGCCTATGAAAGACGATATGAGGTACGCCTAGAAGCGGTACGACCTGCGGCAAAGCATCCAACCCAAACCTTAAATTCCTCCATCGTCGATTGGCGGCAGAATCCAGATGAAGCTGAACCCAATCCGAATCTGTTGGTGATGGACCGCTGTCCTGATTCCTGGGCCACGGTCCAAAGCTGGGCGAAGCAGGCCCAAACGGTGGGCAAGACCTTAGCGGTCGCTTATCAAGGCTCTGATGCCCCCGATGCAGTGGCCGTATGGAAGCAATTAGTGGGGATGGCTAAGTACTTAGCGCGGTTGGAGAAAAAGGGCAGCCGGGCTTTGCTACAGGCAAGTTTGAAGATTGGCCCCCAGGCTTTGCAAGTTGGCTTGGAAAGTTTGCAGGTGTACGGCTTTACGGTGTGTGACCATAATAATCTGATCCAAATTGGTGGAAAGCCATCTGCTAAAACCTTGACGTCTGAAGAGCGTCAGCAGGCCATTCTTCAATTTGTGGATGCGGTACGAGAAGAGCAGTTTCAGCAGCAGTTCTTTCAAGCCGTTTCGGTGGAGGTGATGGGTGGGATTATTGCTGAGCACCAGGACCCTGACGATGCGATTCCCTAG